One Candidatus Aegiribacteria sp. genomic window, TTCCCCTTGCCCTTCGATTGTTCAAAACTGGAGCGATCAGGAAAACGTGTCGGAAACCCTGCGCAGCAAGCTGCTGGACATCGCGATTGATCAGCTCAAGGGATCTTTCCTGAACATTCTTCCCCGATATTGCGGAGTAGGAACAGTACGTGCATCTGCGATCACATCCCCTGTTAACCTCCACGCCTGCTGCCAGATTCTGTTCGAAAGGAATGTACGAATTGACACTTATCAGATCGAACCGTGGAGAAATAAATTCTCCCTTCGCACCGGGATAAAGACCGCACGCTCTGTTCCTTAGCAGTTCCTCCATAATAAGCTCACCGTGTCCTGTTATGCCGCAATGGATATGTTGAGAATGACCCATTATCTGTTCCGCGAAAATGCTGAAACCGGCTCCCCCCGCCATTATGTGAGCATTCGGACACAGTCTGGAAGTGAGTTCGATCTGCTCAAGACACCGGGGAATGTAACTGTATCGATCAAAATATGAGGTGGTGTCGGCATTTCTCAGACTGAAACCCACACTGTCAGGCTTGTAATCCGCAAGGACAGATCTAAGCCTTTCCATGGGTGACCGGCTGAGATTCAGATCCTCGATTCGAGTTTCATGCTTCTCCAGTGAACCGGCGATAGTAGCAAGTCCCAGGGGCAGTACAGGATGCTGCTCTCTCCCAAGCCAGGCTTGAACCAGCAGGATTCTCATTACTGTCTGACAGATTCCAGAGCCATCATTCTCACTTTTCTATCCACTTCCGGCCACCTGGTGAGATTTGGATCCGTTGAATGAAATGGTCTCTCTGTCCAGACAGGATTTCCGCAGGAAAAACCGGCTGCTCTTATCACCCTGCGCCAGTTGTCTGCCGTGAGATGGTTTTCATCAGAACCGTTTCTGAACCGGAGCCTTCTGGCTTCCTCCTCGAACCCGGTGATTCCTTTTTCGAAACACCAGTCCTCCAGAAGGAGGAAAATACCGTTCGGTTTCAGAATCCTGTGTATTTCGCTCAGGGAGTGCTGGAGAGCCTTATCGTTCAGGTGGTGCAGGACAGCCATGGCCACCACGCAATCCGCCATCCCGTTCGGAAGCGGAAGATTCTCCGCCCTGCAGTTGAGAAGAACACAGGACGGTCTGGCTGTTGAAGTCACCCTGAGAAACTCGACGGTTATGTCTGTGCAGATGTATTTCTCTATGAAAAGTGCTCTTCCCGCGATTGTTCCTGGTCCGCAGCCAATTTCAACAACAGTATCAGGTGATCTCTTCTTCAGTTCTTCCAGTATGTATTCATCGGCATCTGATAGCATTCTGTTCGCTGTATATTCCCTGACCTGATCCGGGCTCCAGTCTGAGAGATCTGTCATTCCCGGTGACCAATGGATCCGGTGAGAGGAGACCCGCCCCTGGTTATCAGCATACCGTACCTATTCTTTAATTCCCTCCGGGAAACAGGACCCTCCGGGAAATGCTTCTCCACATCCTCCAGAAAAAGATCCAGTATGTGTTTTACCCACATGCAGTGCCGGACATCCGGTTTTCCGGATCCTCCGAGATGAATTCCATCCCATGCACAGCCTCCGCCGCAGATTCCAGCAGCATGGCACTGTGAGCAGTAGCTCATCGCCACAGGAATTCTGTTCGACCAGTCCTCCATGGATCTTCCGCTTATGCAGTTTGATAACCTGCCGTCCGGATGAAAAACCATCTTGCCCCCCAGGGCGGCACAGTCCCTGTGTCTGTACACACCGCTGATGATCGGATCTATCCTTCTGGCGATCTGATCCACAAATACCCCGTGTTTCAGAGCAGTGTAAAATACGTTGCTGATTGCATCAGTGTATTCTTCAGCCGAAATCGGATCGAAAATCCCCTTCGTCCAGTGAAGAATGTTGAACCCCATGCTGACCGGCATGAATCTTTCATACATTTGCTCCATCCCGGTTCTGATGCTCCTCCAGTTGTGATGACCGACCACTGTTGATATTCCATAAGAAACA contains:
- a CDS encoding cobalamin-dependent protein (Presence of a B(12) (cobalamin)-binding domain implies dependence on cobalamin itself, in one of its several forms, or in some unusual lineages, dependence on a cobalamin-like analog.) — encoded protein: MRILLVQAWLGREQHPVLPLGLATIAGSLEKHETRIEDLNLSRSPMERLRSVLADYKPDSVGFSLRNADTTSYFDRYSYIPRCLEQIELTSRLCPNAHIMAGGAGFSIFAEQIMGHSQHIHCGITGHGELIMEELLRNRACGLYPGAKGEFISPRFDLISVNSYIPFEQNLAAGVEVNRGCDRRCTYCSYSAISGKNVQERSLELINRDVQQLAAQGFRHVFLIAPVLNNRRARGMEVASTIESLDSGVTWEAYHSALNFDDEYASLIRDSGCIAVSFSPDGGTADQMKRIGKDYDTVQLESAITAAVSNGIEVSLNIFPWDAAGGISEMIRAFRNGARWSRLAGTGLRRLRFSLIRRLPATPFAPAEVSLNERIPIKEFIKPGALGMIGFRVMKRMYERNPIKA
- a CDS encoding radical SAM protein — encoded protein: MIWKHGNTWFDSVTLRISVGSPPEDIGTAVPRVPPAGVKAVQAVVTRRCNLSCSYCNVKLSGDSPDDMSFEIADRVIRTAGTAPVGRLVMVTGGEPLLIPEVTFHILKNVDPPKVLFTNATLVTPLIASELKLMGASPVVSLDGTESVHNSKRCGSWASAAKGLDHLREAGVSYGISTVVGHHNWRSIRTGMEQMYERFMPVSMGFNILHWTKGIFDPISAEEYTDAISNVFYTALKHGVFVDQIARRIDPIISGVYRHRDCAALGGKMVFHPDGRLSNCISGRSMEDWSNRIPVAMSYCSQCHAAGICGGGCAWDGIHLGGSGKPDVRHCMWVKHILDLFLEDVEKHFPEGPVSRRELKNRYGMLITRGGSPLTGSIGHRE
- a CDS encoding methyltransferase domain-containing protein, whose amino-acid sequence is MTDLSDWSPDQVREYTANRMLSDADEYILEELKKRSPDTVVEIGCGPGTIAGRALFIEKYICTDITVEFLRVTSTARPSCVLLNCRAENLPLPNGMADCVVAMAVLHHLNDKALQHSLSEIHRILKPNGIFLLLEDWCFEKGITGFEEEARRLRFRNGSDENHLTADNWRRVIRAAGFSCGNPVWTERPFHSTDPNLTRWPEVDRKVRMMALESVRQ